The Pseudomonas sp. IB20 region AGCGGTGAGAGAAACTGGCTGATCAAGTAGCCGTGTGCAGCGTGGATCTGCACCCCGGTAAACCCGGCTTTCTCGGCCAGGCGTGCGCTGGTGGCGAAGCGCTCGATCACGTCTTGAATATCCGCCTCGGTCATGGCTTTGGGCTTGGCGAACATCTTCGAGAAGCCGCCCAGGTCGAGTGCTACCGCAGAGGGCGCCAAGGCTTGCTGGCGCAGGTTGGCGGGCGTCTGGCGCCCCGGGTGGCTGAGTTGCAGCCAAAAGTGCACCTGCTTGGCTCGCGCGACATCGGCCCACTCACGGAAGCTGTCCAACTGCTGCTCGTCCTCAAGCACAACGCCGCCGGGGCCGGTCATGGCGCGGCGGTCGATCATCACGTTGCCGGTCAGCAGCAAGCCAGGCTCACCCTCGGCCCAGGCCTGGTACAGCTGCTTCAATTCGCGCGACGGCGCTTGACGGGCGTCGGCCATGTTCTCTTCCATCGCCGCCTTGGCGATGCGGTTGGCGAGGACTTGGCCGTTAGGCAGTTGCAGAGCTTCAAAAGGTGACATGGGTTGACTCCTGAGCGGGGGAGGCCTCAGGCTAAGCTTAAAGTTAACTTTAATGTCAAGCGGGGCGTGGCGATGAATATTGGCGAGCTGGCAAAACAAAGTGGGCTGGCGGCATCACGCATTCGCTTTTATGAAGCTCAAGGGCTGATCAGCCAGGTGGGGCGCCAGGCCAATGGCTATCGGCGGTATGCACCGCAGGCGTTGCAAACGCTGCAACTGATTCAGAGTGCGCAGCAGGCCGGGTTTACCTTGCAGGAGCTCAAGGCGTTGATGCCGGCGCCGGGCGAGCACAAGCGCGATGAGCTGATCGAGGCGTTGGAGCGCAAGGCGCAGCAGATCGAAGTGATGCAGGCGCAGTTGGCGCACAGCAAGGCGCAATTGCTGGGGGTGATCGAGGCAGTGCGTGCGCAGCCGCAAGATCTGCCGTGTTCCATGGGCCAGAAGCAGGTGCTGGCGTCGATCAAACTCAACGCATGATTGCATGCCAGGGCTTTTTTATAGGCTGACGCTTAGCGGCGGCGGAACAGCGGCAACGGTTGATCCGTGGCCGCCTGGTACGTCACCGAGAAGTCCTTGAGGCTTTCCAAGGCTTCGTACGGGTCTTTGTCGGCGCGCAAGGCGAAGGCATCGAACCCGCAGCGGCGCAGGTAGAACAGTTGGTCGCGCAGCACGTCGCCAATCGCGCGCAGCTCGCCCTTGTAACCGTAACGGTCACGCAGCAGGCGCGCGTTGGAGTAGTTGCGACCGTCGGTGAAGGCCGGGAAGTTCAGGGCGATGACTTGGAAGTGCTGCACGTCATCACCGATTTCTTCGGCTTCTTCATCGGCGTCCAGCCACACACCCAGGCCGCCGTCGCGGGCCTTGAGCGCATGGCCGTGTTCGCGCCACAGGGCCAACGGCACGATCAGGTCGTCGCAGTTGGAAATGCCGTCGAAGCTCGCGTCCTTGGGCAGCAGGTGCCAGGTTTCATCGAGGACTTCGTTGTTCTTAATGATTCGCTGCATAGACGCGCTCCTTGAACAGGTCGATGCCGATGCGCTGGTAGGTGTCGATGAAACGCTCATCTTCGGTGCGCTGTTCGATGTACACATCGATCAGCTTGCCGATCACCTCGGGCATGGCTTCCTGGGCGAAGGACGGGCCGAGGATCTTGCCCAGGCTCGCATCGCGGCTGGCGCTGCCACCCAGGGACACTTGGTAGAATTCTTCGCCTTTCTTGTCCACGCCCAGGATGCCGATGTGGCCGACGTGGTGGTGACCACAGGCGTTCATGCAACCGGAGATGTTCAGGTCCAGCTCGCCGATGTCGAACAGGTAGTCCAGGTCGTCGAAACGGCGCTGGATCGATTCGGCAATCGGGATCGATTTGGCGTTGGCCAGGGAGCAGAAGTCGCCACCCGGGCAGCAGATGATGTCGGTCAGCAGGCCGATGTTCGGCGTGGCGAAACCGCCTTCGCGCAGCTCGCCCCACAGCGTGAACAGTTGGCTCTGCTCAACGTCCGCGAGGATGATGTTCTGCTCGTGGGAGGTACGCAGTTGGCCGAAACTGTAGCGCTCGGCCAGGTCGGCCACGCCGTCCAGCTGCTTATCGGTGATATCGCCCGGTGCTACACCCGTGGGTTTGAGCGACAGGGTCACGGCCACATAGCCTGGTTTTTTGTGCGCCAGGGTGTTGCGGGTACGCCAGCGGGCGAAACCTGGGTGCTGCTGGTCGAGGGCTGCCAACTCAGCATCCTGATTGCTCAGGGCTTTGTATTGCGGGTCGACGAAGTGCTTGGCCACACGGTGTACTTCGGCTTCGGTCAGGGTGGTCTGGCCGCCGCGCAGGTGTTCCATTTCAGCGTCGACTTTCTGGGCAAATACCTCAGGCCTCAGCGCTTTGACCAGGATCTTGATCCGGGCCTTGTATTTGTTGTCGCGACGGCCGTAGCGGTTGTAGACCCGCAGGATGGCGTCGAGGTAGCTCAACAGGTCCTGCCAGGGCAGGAATTGGTTGATGAATGCGCCAACCACCGGCGTACGACCAAGGCCGCCACCGACCAGCACACGGAAGCCCAGCTCGCCGGCCGCGTTGTGCACCGGCTCCAGCCCGATATCGTGCACTTCGATCGCCGCGCGGTCCGAGGTCGAGCCATTGATGGCGATCTTGAACTTACGTGGCAAGTAGGCGAATTCAGGGTGGAAGGTGGTCCATTGACGGACGATTTCACACCAGGGGCGCGGGTCGATCAATTCGTCGGCGGCAACCCCGGCAAATTGGTCGGTGGTCACGTTGCGCAGGCAGTTACCACTGGTCTGAATGGCGTGCATCTGCACGGTCGCCAACTCAGCCAGGATGTCCGGCACGTCCTCCAGCGCCGGCCAGTTGAACTGTACGTTCTGGCGGGTACTGATGTGGGCGTAGCCTTTGTCGAAGTCGCGGGCAATCTTGGCCATCATGCGCGTCTGGCGCGAAGTCAGTTGGCCATAGGGCACGGCAACCCGCAGCATCGGCGCAAAGCGCTGAACATAAAGGCCATTTTGCAGGCGCAGAGGGCGGAACTCTTCTTCGCTCAGCTCACCAGCCAGGTAGCGTCGGGTCTGATCACGGAACTGCTTGACGCGGTCCTCGATGATGCGCTGATCGTATTCGTCGTATACGTACATATAGGTCCTGTTCTCGGCAAATCTGCGCGCACGGCCGCGCACTCCCAACGGAGCCGGCGCACGATACCAGTTTGCGTTTATGCGCAAAAGTGATGTTTGAGTATATGCACATAACCAAAATGACTAATGAGAAGGGTTATCGCGATACCCACATTTGTCATGCGGGCAATCATGATCTTTACTGTCGTCGAGTCTTAGTGCAATCACCTATAAAACCGACAAGAGGCGATGCGATGAGCAATTCGACTAAAGCCCGTAAACCCGACAGTACCGTTGATGCCTGGGCCATTCTGTTCTTGATAATCCTGGTGGTGGGCACAGCCGTATTCTGGGTCAGCCACCAGTAAACCGCTTGATTGAGCCTCGATTCAATGTCGCATTGCCATTATCCTGTGGGTTAATGCTTAAGGCTCAAACAATCATGTTGAAGGTTCTGATTGCGTGTGTGTGGTTAGTGGGATCGGCGTACGGGGCGATGGCCCATGCGACGTCAGTGGTATTTCTCAACCCGGGCACATCCACCGAGACCTTCTGGGTCAGCTACGCGCAATTCATGCAGGCCGCTGCCAAGGACCTCGGCCTGGATTTGCGCGTGCGTTATTCCGAGCGCGACGCCCAGAACACCCTGGCCCAGGCCCGCGAAGCGCTGCAAGGCAGTGAGCGCCCCGATTACCTGGTGCTGGTGAATGAGCAATACGTCGCCCCGCAGATTTTGCGCATGGCCCAGGGCAGTGGGGTTAAGTTGCTGATCGTGAATAACGCGTTGACCCCCGACCAAGTGCAATTGCTCAATGCCCGCAGCGACGCCAACTGGGTGTGCAGCCTGGTGGCCGACGACGAGCAGGCCGGTTACCTGATGCTCACCGACCTGCTGCGCCAGCACGGGCCGGTTGCACCGGGTGAATCCCTTGACCTGCTGGCGTTTTCCGGCGCCAAGAACACCCCGGCCGCGCAACGCCGTGAACTGGGTTTGCGCCGCGCCTTGACCGAGCATCCGCAAGTGCGCCTGCGCCAGTTGGTTTACGGGGAGTGGAGCCGCCAGCGCGCCTTTGAACAAGCCTCGCAGTTGTTCAAGCGCTACCCACAGACGGCGTTGGTGTGGTCGGCCAATGATGAGATGGCCCTGGGCGCTATGCAGGCGCTGCAAGACAGCGGGCGAGTACCGGGCAAGGACGCGCTATTCAGCGCGGTCAACAGTTCGCCGGGCATATTGCGGGCCTACCTGGATGGGCGGTTGACCACGCTGGTCGCCGGGCATTTCACCTTGGGCGGCTGGGCGATGGTGCTGATTAATGATGATGCCAAGGGCGTCGACATCAGCGCCTACGGTGGGCGGGATCGGCAGGAGGCGCTGTTCCAACTGATTGATGCCAGCCAGGCGCAACGGTTGCTGGGGCCAGCGCCGCCGGTGGATTTTCGTGCGCTCTCCGCCCAAGGCAAGCCCGCGTCCTACCGTTACCCGTTCAGCCTGCAACTGCTGCTGCGCTAAACCCCGGCCAGGTGCAGCACCAGCTTGACGATGCCGAACAGCATCAGCGCAAACACTGCCGTGAACAGAATGCCCAGTACGACAAAATGGCTGGGCTTGCCATGAGTGAAGTCGCGTGCGCGATTTTTCCCGCTCTGCACGCCAAAAGCCGCCGCCATCACGCTGTGCAGCATTTGCCAGAAGGTGGGCGGCTTGTTGTCGAGTGGATCGTCCATAAAACCCTCGTCAGGATGACTGTCCTACAGAGCATAGACGCCCTGTATCTATGCACCACCGGTCTGGCGTTGAACGCTGCTGAACGGTGATGTGCTGTCACTCCATTTAACAGGAGTCACAGCATGTCCGATTTACCCCCCCGTTCCGACGCTGGCGAACCGCTGGCGGCGACCCGAAGTGTTCACGGCGATTTTCTCGAAAAAGCCGTGCCTCAATGGCTGGTCGACGCGACGCCCGCCCGCCGCTCGGCGCTTAAACGCGCCGCGCCGGTCCTGCCGAGCGGATACAAAAACGCCTCGCCCGAGCGACGCACGGCCCTCAATGCGAGCCTTAAGGCCAGCGCTATCGCTCAGGTGCAACTGGACACAAGCATGGCGACGTTCCTGGACGTCGATGCATTCGCCCGGCCGTTGCTGCTCAAGGCGTTGAAAGACCAGTACCAAGTGGAAGTCGATGTCGACAAGACCTTCCTTTGCCTGCGGCGCCCGCTGGCGGTCAGTGTGGCCGAAGTGGAAATATCGTCGTTCGAGCTTCTCAAGACTCGGATTTTTTGTGACGTTAGCGCTTACTCAAGGTGCGCCTACTGATTTTTAGCCTGCTCTTCTCCCAGCTTGAGGAACAGATCGTAATCCAGCGGCGGTTTGATCTCGGCTTTATCCAGATTGATCACGGCGCGGTTGTCTGCCTTGGCCTGATCGATCAACTCTCTACGCGTAAAGAGCTGCTCCTCTTTGGTCTTCAGGTGCCCGAAGCTGCTTTGTAATATCGGTGTATCGACGCGTAGGTAATGGAAATGTGCGTACCACAAGAGGGTTTCCTCAGGCGGTTTCTTAGCCTCAACTTTGCTTTTATCGCGCACGGTATATTCGTCGATATAGTCGCCCGTCTTGAGTAACTTGCGCCGTTTTGCCAAGTTGATATCAACAAACCCATGTCTCCACAGGTAGTCGACTTTGTAGGCTTGGGGGCGCTGCTGCAGGTAGCCTTCACTGCACATCTGACGGGCCTGCTTCTGTGTGTCGGTCGCCTCGTCGAGGTACGTCTGGATCAAGGCATAGAGGCTTTTTGCGGCGATATTGCGGTCGTGTGTATGCTTGGGATCGGTCTTGTCGGCTTCCATCAGTTCGCCTGCCTTGGCTTCGATCAGCCGCATTTGGGCATTGACGGTCTCGGCGTTTTGCCGGTACTTATCGAAGGCAATTTCCCACTCGACCATGGCTTTAGCGGTTAACCCGCGCCTTTGCTCATGGCGCACGGCGATGCTGGCTTGCAGCCCGGCAATTGTGCTCGGGGTGTTGAGCCTTATCCAATCCTCGCGCAGGGCTCTTTTGCACTTGACCCACTCGGCACGGGCAAGCTCCATGGTTTTGTTTAACCCAACTGAAGCATTCGCCAACGGCAGCATTTCCTTATTGAGGCTCTGCAACTCTCGCTTGAGCGCGGCGATCCGATCGCGGTGTTTGCGCTGCCATTTATCCAGTTTTTCCCTGGGCATACCGCCCTCCAGCCGGGCCTTGCGCTCCAGCCGCCAATGCCCTTGACCGTCGCTGGCCAGCTTGAACCCGGGGCGCAGCGGGTGCTGTGGGTCAACCAGATACACCTCGCCGAAACCCGGCACCACGCTGACCTGGAACAGCAGCCCGCCGAGGCTGGCGTGCCAGGTAGCGCCAATGCGGTACAGCCCTTTGAACGCGCCGCCTGCCTCGGGAGGCGGCAAGGCGTCGGGCCAGGGCACGTGCACATCGAGCAACGCCTTCAGCAACCGTGCGCTGGCCTTTGGGGCGGCAATCGAGCGGCTGAAATCCAAAGGCGTGTGGCCGGTGGCCGGCGGCTCGCCGGGCAGCGCCACTGCGCCCTTGCGAATCAACGGCGTGCCGGGCTGATGGGCTTGGGCCGCAGCACGCCGCCAGGGCGCCAGGCGTAGCACGGTGTCTTGGGCCGCGAGTGGCTGACGGGTTTGGGGGGTGGGTGTCGCGGCGTGCAACAACACCATGGCGGCATTGAGCAGCAGGTCAATTAGCGCCAGCTCGCGGGTGGTCGAATCGCTGCTGTCCAGGCCTGTCAGGTCCTGTTCCAGGCTGGCGACCAGTACCAGCAGCCAGCCGGCCAACATGGCCGGGCCGCGTACCAGTGGCAATACCAAGGTGTTGAACAGCAGCCAGGCGCCTTCCATCACAATGGCCCAGCGGCTTTCGCTGTTGGACACCGACTCGCGATCCGCCAGGTCCACCAGGGCCCGCGCGGTGCTGCCGAACACGTGGTTGAGCAGTTGGCCGTTGACTTGCGACTGCAACCATTCATCGGCGCCTTCATCGACGGCCAGCGTCGCCGGCGCGGGATGCTCCGGCGGGGAGAACTCATCCCCCGGCAGAAAGTGAATGATGTGCGGCTCTTTGAAGCCACCGTTATCGTAGACCGGCCGCGCCTTGTCGCTCAGCCACGCCAGCACACTGGTCTGCAACTCGCCGGGGGCGGCCAGCGCATTCAGCAAGGCTTGGCGTGTCGGGTATTGATACAAGGCCGCGCCATACAGGGGTCGATACAGCAGGTGCGGGCCGGTGTGGGCGTCCCGGGGCTCGATGATGAAAACGTTGTTGACGGTATCCGGCGCGGCACCGGTTTTGCGGCACAGGGCCAGGGGGCGCAGCACGATCTCCTGGCCGTCGACGACTCTGTCTGCTGGGGTTTCGCCCATCAAGGCTTTCACATACCGATAGCCAGTGGTGGTGACGCCGTATTGCTGCCTGATCGCATATTCCAGCGCCAGCATCGGCAGTTGGACCTTGAGTTCGCGGGCAAACAGTTGTTCCCGGCGGCGCGCGTCAACACTGTCGGACAGCAACAGGTCCTTGATCGTCTGCGGGTAGGTTGTGCCAATGTCCACCCGCTGGATCAAGCCTTGGCTGCCCAGCAGATAGGCTTCGTTCAGCCAGGCGGGAATCGTCGTGGCGCTTTTTGAAGACAGCGTCAGCGTGCCCTTTGGCTTGCCGGCGAGGTTTTTCAGGGCCAGTTCGGTCAGCGACATCCGCACATGTTCGATAATGCCCGTGGTGCCTGGATAACCAGCAGCCACGGCGAAGTCCAGTACCAGGTCATCGGGATCGTAATCCCCATGGTCGGTTTGCATCTGCTTGCGCAACGCGGCGCGGCTGAAGGCGTGGATGTTTTCGATGCCTTCGTTGAAAGAGCGTCCCTGGTTCTGTTTGATCACCTGCGCCATGTCTTGCAAATGGCGATGGTAGGCAAAGCGGTCATCGGCGCTGGCGTGTTTGAGCCACTGCGGAAGTTGCGCGTTAACCGTTTGCAAACGCTGCGGAGCGGCCTTGGGGGCGAGCGTGAACAGCAGGGCCGGATCGGTGAGTTTATCCAGCGTGCGTGCAAGCGCTTCTTCGCCTTGACCTTGAAATGACAAGGTTGCCAGGTCTTCCAGTTGCTGGTTGAGAATAAGCCCGGCTTGCTGTTCGAACACATTGCCGTCCGGTTCATTAAGCCGCCAGGTGAGGGTGTCGAACTGCAACTCAGCCTGCATCCGCGCGCCCCAGCTTTCGCCAAAGGCATCCAGTGAGGCAAACGGTGTGATTGCCCCGGCGACGCTGCACAGCAACACCTGCCTGTCGCGTATCAGCAGCAAGTCCGGCGTCAGCAGGCACACCTCCTGTGCGCCTGTCGACAGCGTGGTCTCAATGAAATATGCATACGTAGTAGGGGTGGAGCGGGGCAGGCGTTCCAGGCGCCCCGGCCAGGCGCAGGTGACCGCCAGCATGTCCCGTTGGGTATCGCTCAACGTTGAGGGGCTGCTTGCGGTTGCGCTCATTTGCCCCTGGAGAAACTCGCCGAGCCATTGCCAGCGACTGCTGCCGTGGCTGTCGGTGGCGCTCCAGAAGTCTGCCAGGTCCTGCTGGAAGTACAGGTAAAGCGAGCCAGGCAGCTCGGCGATGAGTTGCGCAACCGCCTGCATGTCGATGTCGGCCAGGCCACTGCCTGGCGCGGGCGAGAGGTAGAACGGCATTTCGCCACGGGGTCGCAGGTTCAGCAATTGCGGGTTCAGGACATGCGCAACGGCGACGTTGACCAGCAGTGGGAAGGCACCGGTGGCGGTGGGCAGTGCTTAACACCACTGAAAACAAGGTGGGGCGCGCGGCGAAATGGGCATGAATGGCCTGGCTGGGCAATGGGCTCAGGGCCGTTGGGTGTTCGGGCATGACGAAATCCTTTTTCTGTAGAGGTCCTGCACAGAAAAGCGGATTTCGTCGTCACACGTGCGGCATTGGGATACCGCAACCCTGCTCCAGGTGTTTAGTTGTCGTAACCCAGGTTCGGCGCCAGCCAGCGCTCGGTCACAGCCAGGTCCTGGGCTTTACGGGCGGTGTAGCTTGTGACCTGGTCCTTGTCGACTTTGCCCACGGCAAAGTACTGCGCCTGTGGGTGGGCGAAGTACCAGCCGCTGACTGCTGCCGCCGGGAACATCGCGTAGTGCTCGGTGAGGAACACGCCACTGCGCCCGGCCTGCATTTCGCGTGCCTCAGGGTCGAGCAGTTGGAACAGCTGGGCTTTCTCGGTGTGATCCGGGCACGCCGGGTAGCCCGGGGCAGGGCGGATGCCGCTGTATTGCTCTTTGATCAGCGCCTCGTTGTCCAGTTGCTCGTCCTTGGCGTAGCCCCAATGCTCTTTGCGCACCTGCTGGTGCAGCCATTCGGCGCAGGCTTCGGCGAGGCGGTCGGCCAGGGCCTTGACCATGATCGAGTTGTAGTCATCGCCCGCGTCCTGGTAGGCCTTGGCGACTTCTTCGGCACCGATGCCGGCGGTGGTGATGAAGCCACCGATGTAGTCGGTCACGCCGCTGTCTTTTGGCGCGACGAAGTCGGCCAGGGAGAAGTTCGGCTTGCCGTCGGTTTTGATGATTTGCTGGCGCAGGTGGTGCAGTTTGGCAATCGGCTGACCGTCTTCGCCGTAGACCTCCAGGTCATCTTCCTGCACCTGGTTGGTTGGCCAGAAACCGAACACCGCGCGGGCGCTGATAAGCTTCTCGTCGATCAGCTTCTTGAGCATTTCCTGGGCATCGGCGTACAGCGCGGTGGCGGCTTCACCGACCACTTCGTCGTCAAGGATGCGCGGGAACTTGCCGGCCAGGTCCCAGGAGATAAAGAACGGCGTCCAGTCGATGTACTCGGCCAGCACCTTGAGGTCGATATTGTCCAGCACCTTGGCACCGGTAAACGTCGGCTTGACCGGCGTGTAGGTGCTCCAGTCGAACTGCGGCTTCTTGGCGATGGCGGCGGGGTAGCTCAGGCGCTCGGTGCGCGCGCTGCGGTTCGAGGTACGCTCGCGCACGTCGATGTATTCCAAGCGGGTTTTCTCGACGAAGCCGGGCTTCAATTCCTTGGACAGCAACTGCGTGGCCACGCCCACTGCGCGCGAGGCGTCAGTCACGTAAATCACCGCGTCATTGCTGTACTTAGGCTCGATCTTCACCGCCGTGTGCGCTTTTGAGGTGGTCGCGCCACCGATCATCAACGGCAGGTGGAAGTCCTGGCGCTGCATCTCACGGGCCACGTGGACCATTTCGTCCAGCGACGGCGTGATCAGGCCGGACAGC contains the following coding sequences:
- a CDS encoding nitrite/sulfite reductase — translated: MYVYDEYDQRIIEDRVKQFRDQTRRYLAGELSEEEFRPLRLQNGLYVQRFAPMLRVAVPYGQLTSRQTRMMAKIARDFDKGYAHISTRQNVQFNWPALEDVPDILAELATVQMHAIQTSGNCLRNVTTDQFAGVAADELIDPRPWCEIVRQWTTFHPEFAYLPRKFKIAINGSTSDRAAIEVHDIGLEPVHNAAGELGFRVLVGGGLGRTPVVGAFINQFLPWQDLLSYLDAILRVYNRYGRRDNKYKARIKILVKALRPEVFAQKVDAEMEHLRGGQTTLTEAEVHRVAKHFVDPQYKALSNQDAELAALDQQHPGFARWRTRNTLAHKKPGYVAVTLSLKPTGVAPGDITDKQLDGVADLAERYSFGQLRTSHEQNIILADVEQSQLFTLWGELREGGFATPNIGLLTDIICCPGGDFCSLANAKSIPIAESIQRRFDDLDYLFDIGELDLNISGCMNACGHHHVGHIGILGVDKKGEEFYQVSLGGSASRDASLGKILGPSFAQEAMPEVIGKLIDVYIEQRTEDERFIDTYQRIGIDLFKERVYAANH
- a CDS encoding DUF6543 domain-containing protein, which encodes MSDLPPRSDAGEPLAATRSVHGDFLEKAVPQWLVDATPARRSALKRAAPVLPSGYKNASPERRTALNASLKASAIAQVQLDTSMATFLDVDAFARPLLLKALKDQYQVEVDVDKTFLCLRRPLAVSVAEVEISSFELLKTRIFCDVSAYSRCAY
- a CDS encoding MerR family transcriptional regulator; translated protein: MNIGELAKQSGLAASRIRFYEAQGLISQVGRQANGYRRYAPQALQTLQLIQSAQQAGFTLQELKALMPAPGEHKRDELIEALERKAQQIEVMQAQLAHSKAQLLGVIEAVRAQPQDLPCSMGQKQVLASIKLNA
- a CDS encoding dermonecrotic toxin domain-containing protein — translated: MLNLRPRGEMPFYLSPAPGSGLADIDMQAVAQLIAELPGSLYLYFQQDLADFWSATDSHGSSRWQWLGEFLQGQMSATASSPSTLSDTQRDMLAVTCAWPGRLERLPRSTPTTYAYFIETTLSTGAQEVCLLTPDLLLIRDRQVLLCSVAGAITPFASLDAFGESWGARMQAELQFDTLTWRLNEPDGNVFEQQAGLILNQQLEDLATLSFQGQGEEALARTLDKLTDPALLFTLAPKAAPQRLQTVNAQLPQWLKHASADDRFAYHRHLQDMAQVIKQNQGRSFNEGIENIHAFSRAALRKQMQTDHGDYDPDDLVLDFAVAAGYPGTTGIIEHVRMSLTELALKNLAGKPKGTLTLSSKSATTIPAWLNEAYLLGSQGLIQRVDIGTTYPQTIKDLLLSDSVDARRREQLFARELKVQLPMLALEYAIRQQYGVTTTGYRYVKALMGETPADRVVDGQEIVLRPLALCRKTGAAPDTVNNVFIIEPRDAHTGPHLLYRPLYGAALYQYPTRQALLNALAAPGELQTSVLAWLSDKARPVYDNGGFKEPHIIHFLPGDEFSPPEHPAPATLAVDEGADEWLQSQVNGQLLNHVFGSTARALVDLADRESVSNSESRWAIVMEGAWLLFNTLVLPLVRGPAMLAGWLLVLVASLEQDLTGLDSSDSTTRELALIDLLLNAAMVLLHAATPTPQTRQPLAAQDTVLRLAPWRRAAAQAHQPGTPLIRKGAVALPGEPPATGHTPLDFSRSIAAPKASARLLKALLDVHVPWPDALPPPEAGGAFKGLYRIGATWHASLGGLLFQVSVVPGFGEVYLVDPQHPLRPGFKLASDGQGHWRLERKARLEGGMPREKLDKWQRKHRDRIAALKRELQSLNKEMLPLANASVGLNKTMELARAEWVKCKRALREDWIRLNTPSTIAGLQASIAVRHEQRRGLTAKAMVEWEIAFDKYRQNAETVNAQMRLIEAKAGELMEADKTDPKHTHDRNIAAKSLYALIQTYLDEATDTQKQARQMCSEGYLQQRPQAYKVDYLWRHGFVDINLAKRRKLLKTGDYIDEYTVRDKSKVEAKKPPEETLLWYAHFHYLRVDTPILQSSFGHLKTKEEQLFTRRELIDQAKADNRAVINLDKAEIKPPLDYDLFLKLGEEQAKNQ
- a CDS encoding DUF2970 domain-containing protein, with the translated sequence MDDPLDNKPPTFWQMLHSVMAAAFGVQSGKNRARDFTHGKPSHFVVLGILFTAVFALMLFGIVKLVLHLAGV
- a CDS encoding DUF934 domain-containing protein: MQRIIKNNEVLDETWHLLPKDASFDGISNCDDLIVPLALWREHGHALKARDGGLGVWLDADEEAEEIGDDVQHFQVIALNFPAFTDGRNYSNARLLRDRYGYKGELRAIGDVLRDQLFYLRRCGFDAFALRADKDPYEALESLKDFSVTYQAATDQPLPLFRRR
- a CDS encoding ABC transporter substrate-binding protein; protein product: MLKVLIACVWLVGSAYGAMAHATSVVFLNPGTSTETFWVSYAQFMQAAAKDLGLDLRVRYSERDAQNTLAQAREALQGSERPDYLVLVNEQYVAPQILRMAQGSGVKLLIVNNALTPDQVQLLNARSDANWVCSLVADDEQAGYLMLTDLLRQHGPVAPGESLDLLAFSGAKNTPAAQRRELGLRRALTEHPQVRLRQLVYGEWSRQRAFEQASQLFKRYPQTALVWSANDEMALGAMQALQDSGRVPGKDALFSAVNSSPGILRAYLDGRLTTLVAGHFTLGGWAMVLINDDAKGVDISAYGGRDRQEALFQLIDASQAQRLLGPAPPVDFRALSAQGKPASYRYPFSLQLLLR